From the genome of Candidatus Roizmanbacteria bacterium, one region includes:
- the typA gene encoding translational GTPase TypA, protein MNIRNIAIIAHVDHGKTTLVDAILKQSHTFRENQREMGQELLMDSNDLEREKGITILAKNTSIHYKDEKINIIDTPGHADFGSEVERILNMASAALLLVDAAEGPLPQTRFVLKKALESKLKIILFINKIDKKDARPVEVLHEVESLFLELAEDADILNFTTMYGVGRDGKAFKELPEHYDANMPGDLTPLLDLIVEEVANVAIDEDKPFQMLISTLDHDSYVGRICIGKIMRGVLKKGMKVSLVDETGILGTYNATKLFTSFGLQRQEVEELRAGDIAALAGIPELTIGQTVTDPSTPEWLPPIKVEEPTIKIKIGPNTSPFAGREGTYVTTRQIKDRLLKELETNLGLKFELDPASSSYIISGRGELHLAVLIETMKREGFELQVSKPQVIFKEFEGKKCEPYEELTVDVQKDYMGAVTDEIGKRKGKLINMHTVGDTNMRLIYKISSRNLIGVRSKLLTATRGTAVLNTYLLGYEPIGTYMENVRNGALISTQSGETMAYGLGFAQERGSMFYGPQVKVYEGMVVGLANQDKDIEVNVCKAKQLSNNRSSGEGVKVILEPPIELSLEQYLDIIGDDELLEVTPKALRLRKQYLTLTQRRVESRRASSSK, encoded by the coding sequence ATGCGATACTAAAACAGTCACACACATTTAGAGAAAATCAGCGCGAGATGGGTCAGGAACTTCTAATGGACTCAAACGATCTTGAGCGTGAAAAAGGCATCACAATTCTTGCTAAAAATACTAGTATTCACTACAAAGACGAGAAAATTAACATCATCGATACTCCGGGTCATGCAGACTTTGGAAGCGAGGTTGAACGCATTTTGAACATGGCGAGCGCAGCCCTTCTTCTCGTTGATGCTGCGGAAGGCCCTCTCCCACAGACGCGATTTGTACTAAAAAAAGCACTTGAGTCCAAACTCAAAATTATTTTATTCATCAATAAAATTGACAAGAAGGATGCCCGACCTGTAGAGGTATTGCATGAGGTTGAGTCCCTATTTCTTGAGCTCGCAGAGGACGCAGACATTCTTAACTTCACCACAATGTATGGAGTTGGTAGAGATGGAAAAGCGTTTAAAGAACTTCCAGAACACTATGACGCCAATATGCCCGGAGATCTTACCCCGCTTCTTGATCTAATAGTTGAAGAGGTGGCTAATGTGGCCATCGATGAAGATAAACCATTTCAAATGCTTATCTCTACACTCGATCACGACTCATATGTAGGTCGAATCTGCATTGGAAAAATCATGCGAGGAGTACTAAAAAAAGGAATGAAGGTCTCACTTGTCGATGAGACCGGGATTCTTGGAACTTATAATGCAACTAAACTTTTCACTAGTTTCGGACTTCAAAGACAGGAGGTCGAAGAGCTGAGGGCTGGAGACATTGCCGCACTGGCAGGAATTCCTGAGTTAACCATTGGTCAAACCGTCACGGATCCCTCAACTCCGGAATGGTTACCTCCGATTAAGGTAGAAGAGCCAACCATCAAAATTAAGATTGGTCCCAACACGAGTCCCTTTGCTGGACGGGAGGGAACATATGTTACAACTCGACAGATTAAGGATCGACTTCTTAAGGAACTTGAGACAAACCTCGGGCTTAAGTTTGAGCTTGACCCAGCTTCCAGCTCATACATTATAAGTGGACGAGGAGAACTTCATCTTGCGGTTTTGATCGAAACAATGAAACGTGAAGGTTTTGAACTTCAGGTTTCAAAACCACAGGTTATTTTTAAGGAATTCGAAGGAAAAAAGTGTGAGCCCTATGAAGAGTTAACTGTTGATGTGCAAAAAGACTACATGGGAGCAGTGACAGATGAGATTGGTAAACGAAAAGGAAAGTTAATAAATATGCATACCGTTGGAGACACAAATATGCGTCTCATATATAAGATATCGAGTAGAAATCTTATTGGAGTAAGAAGTAAGTTACTTACCGCAACACGTGGTACTGCAGTTTTGAATACATATCTTCTCGGTTATGAACCAATTGGAACATATATGGAAAATGTGCGAAATGGCGCACTTATCTCAACTCAATCTGGAGAAACAATGGCCTATGGTCTTGGATTTGCTCAGGAACGTGGATCAATGTTCTACGGACCACAGGTAAAGGTCTACGAGGGAATGGTAGTCGGACTTGCAAATCAAGACAAAGATATTGAGGTTAATGTCTGCAAAGCAAAGCAACTTTCAAATAATCGTTCTTCAGGAGAAGGAGTGAAGGTAATTCTTGAGCCCCCAATAGAGTTGAGTCTTGAGCAGTATCTTGACATTATTGGAGACGACGAACTTCTTGAGGTAACGCCAAAAGCACTAAGACTTCGCAAGCAGTATCTCACCTTAACTCAACGTCGAGTAGAGAGTCGAAGAGCTTCCTCAAGCAAATAA
- a CDS encoding SDR family oxidoreductase, which yields MELTTNNKLLNLSGKTAIVTGAVGIGYGISYRLAEAGAKVLIASRSAEQVKATVDALTEKGFTVKGSVVDVSKEDDVKRMVQEAVSDFGSVDILVNNAGIYPSIPVHKMTLQDFESVLSVNLKGVFLCTKYVSEQMIAQGRGGKIINVTSIDALHPSSIGLAHYDASKHGVWGFTKNVALELAVHKIWVNAIAPGGIVTPGVQKLQQASPVPQGVDMTKMMESFMAKIPMHRMGEPDEIGKVALFLASDMSSYMTGTQVVVDGGVLLS from the coding sequence ATGGAATTAACTACTAATAATAAACTTCTTAATCTTTCTGGTAAAACAGCGATAGTTACCGGGGCAGTTGGCATTGGTTACGGAATTTCGTACAGACTCGCTGAGGCAGGAGCAAAAGTCCTCATTGCCAGTAGATCCGCAGAGCAGGTTAAAGCAACGGTCGATGCTCTTACCGAAAAAGGATTCACGGTAAAAGGTTCTGTCGTGGATGTTTCTAAAGAGGATGATGTAAAGCGAATGGTTCAGGAGGCGGTATCCGATTTTGGTTCGGTTGATATTCTGGTAAACAATGCTGGAATCTATCCATCTATTCCGGTACATAAGATGACACTTCAGGATTTTGAGTCTGTACTTTCGGTAAATCTTAAGGGAGTATTTCTCTGTACTAAGTATGTATCTGAGCAGATGATTGCTCAAGGAAGAGGAGGGAAGATTATTAACGTTACATCTATCGACGCACTTCATCCTTCGTCTATCGGGCTCGCGCACTACGACGCGTCGAAACATGGAGTATGGGGTTTCACAAAAAACGTCGCACTCGAATTAGCAGTGCATAAGATCTGGGTAAATGCAATAGCTCCTGGAGGAATAGTAACACCAGGTGTTCAAAAGTTGCAGCAAGCATCTCCTGTACCTCAGGGCGTGGATATGACAAAAATGATGGAATCATTTATGGCAAAAATTCCAATGCACCGTATGGGAGAGCCAGATGAAATTGGCAAGGTTGCGTTGTTTCTTGCATCGGACATGTCCTCATATATGACCGGTACTCAGGTTGTGGTTGATGGAGGCGTTCTTCTTTCGTAA
- a CDS encoding SDR family oxidoreductase, translated as MIVQDKVAIVTGASSGIGEATAKILTEHGAKVVLAARSKDKLEALSGTLKDSYTVPTDVKNIDALKNLVKLTIEHYGRLDIVVNNAGLGYDIEVEKIDPKLYTELFQINVLGPLVLMQEAIPHMRKNGEGAIVNVSSGTSLMNIPNLAAYSSLKKALNGLSSTARVELEKDGIKVSIVYPYITNTYFGKNVMSGPRTESHQDMDDVLPEGDPPVLVAEKILEIIESGEEEILAHDWMRDIK; from the coding sequence ATGATAGTGCAAGATAAAGTAGCCATCGTTACAGGTGCATCCTCCGGCATCGGCGAAGCAACCGCTAAGATTCTTACTGAACATGGTGCGAAGGTTGTTCTTGCCGCGCGTTCAAAAGACAAGCTCGAGGCTCTTTCGGGAACACTAAAGGACTCCTACACTGTCCCGACGGATGTAAAAAACATAGATGCGCTTAAAAATTTGGTGAAACTAACGATAGAACATTACGGGCGTTTAGATATCGTAGTTAACAATGCGGGGCTGGGTTACGACATCGAGGTTGAAAAGATCGACCCCAAGTTATACACAGAACTTTTTCAAATAAATGTACTAGGACCATTAGTCTTGATGCAGGAGGCAATCCCCCACATGAGGAAAAACGGAGAAGGAGCAATTGTAAATGTGAGTTCCGGAACTTCTTTAATGAACATTCCCAATCTTGCCGCTTACTCTTCACTGAAGAAAGCGCTTAACGGTCTTTCAAGTACGGCACGTGTAGAGCTGGAGAAGGATGGAATTAAGGTAAGCATCGTTTATCCATATATAACCAACACATACTTTGGAAAAAATGTAATGAGCGGCCCACGTACCGAGTCGCATCAAGATATGGATGATGTACTACCCGAAGGAGATCCTCCAGTGTTGGTGGCTGAAAAAATTCTTGAGATTATTGAGTCAGGTGAGGAGGAAATCTTAGCACATGATTGGATGCGGGATATAAAATAA
- a CDS encoding GIY-YIG nuclease family protein translates to MYYFYILRCSDNSLYSGITNNLDKRLKEHNSIGTRGAKYTRAKKPVTLVYSEKHISKSSALKREAGVKKWTKLQKEKLIVSG, encoded by the coding sequence ATGTATTACTTTTATATTCTTCGATGCTCTGATAACTCTCTTTATTCGGGCATTACTAACAACTTAGACAAGCGTCTTAAGGAGCATAACTCGATAGGCACAAGAGGTGCGAAATATACTCGAGCAAAAAAACCGGTAACTCTGGTCTACTCAGAAAAGCATATAAGTAAAAGCTCCGCACTTAAACGAGAGGCCGGGGTCAAGAAATGGACCAAATTGCAGAAAGAAAAACTTATAGTCAGCGGTTGA
- a CDS encoding ATP-dependent Clp protease ATP-binding subunit, protein MLGGLFRNKKVAPMPTYVAPAIAEAAPTQPSPVEQGPNVVGSSMSPSVRNSVSVLSQLDSDSTQVLSQAENETKKINQSAIEPEQILIGLLYDRVIFSLFKKATIDPEKILSELQSSQVRGSFSGQPTLGQKSIKLLESALTVAKGKNSSFIEPLDILQSFLTEPEAVTVAAVLKNHGFDEEKQKEMVKSMTNDKPIKKSVLQTYGSDLTEMARQNLLDPVCGRDVEVERVVHILLRRTKNNPIVIGEAGVGKTAVVEGLAQAIVQNKTPKELSSKKIIQLEMSSLVAGASHRGEFEERIRNVIKEVQISQGQIILFVDEVHTLIGAGDEQGSMDASNIIKPYLSRGQIQIIGTTTLSEYRKHFQKDKAFERRFQPVLVEEPTEDVAKSMLLYLKPKYEAFHKVTISQEAIDASVHLSKRYIGERYLPDKAVDLIDEAAAGVKLEFAGGKRKDSEVKKSDIEAVISGWTGIPIAKLTEDESQKLLNLEKLIHKRLIGQEHAVSSIAEAVRRGRIGLASSGRPIASFIFLGPTGVGKTELAKTLAETLFGKDDAIIRLDMSEYMEKHEVAKLIGAPPGYVGYEEGGQLTEAVRRKPYSIVLLDEVEKAHPDVFNILLQVLEDGRLTDNKGNTVSFKNTILITTSNIGSVLIQQQLSSVKPKEEKEKNFKHLSEIVMTELHKFFKPELINRFDEVIIFEPIAPDHMVEIAKLGIEKTKSLLKEQGVGITITEKALSQLAKDGYDPVYGARPLRRLIQSSIENPVALLLIEKKYISGDTIVIDYVESDENFVFSKLQSVAQSAPSNVPQPAVDVQKQVVDNYTTIQK, encoded by the coding sequence ATGCTCGGAGGATTGTTTAGAAATAAAAAAGTTGCGCCAATGCCCACTTATGTTGCTCCTGCAATCGCGGAGGCTGCGCCAACCCAACCGTCTCCCGTAGAACAAGGTCCAAACGTTGTGGGCTCATCGATGTCTCCAAGTGTACGCAACAGCGTATCTGTTTTGAGCCAGCTAGACAGTGACTCAACTCAGGTCTTGAGTCAGGCTGAGAATGAGACAAAAAAAATTAACCAATCTGCTATAGAACCAGAGCAGATACTTATAGGTCTTCTCTATGATCGAGTAATTTTCAGTCTGTTTAAAAAAGCCACTATTGATCCCGAGAAGATTTTGAGCGAGCTTCAAAGCAGTCAGGTCCGTGGTAGTTTTTCCGGCCAGCCAACATTAGGGCAAAAGAGCATTAAGTTACTTGAGAGCGCGCTCACCGTCGCAAAAGGTAAGAACTCTTCATTTATAGAACCACTCGATATATTACAGTCATTTTTGACTGAGCCAGAAGCTGTGACTGTGGCTGCAGTGCTAAAAAATCATGGATTCGACGAGGAGAAACAAAAAGAAATGGTAAAGAGCATGACAAATGATAAACCGATTAAAAAATCTGTTCTGCAGACATACGGAAGTGACCTAACGGAAATGGCGCGACAAAACTTATTAGATCCTGTATGCGGAAGAGATGTGGAGGTTGAGCGCGTAGTCCATATATTGCTAAGGAGAACTAAAAATAATCCAATCGTGATAGGTGAGGCTGGAGTGGGAAAGACAGCAGTTGTAGAAGGTTTGGCACAAGCAATTGTTCAGAACAAGACCCCTAAAGAACTTTCATCAAAGAAAATTATTCAACTTGAGATGTCGTCCTTAGTTGCGGGAGCAAGTCATAGAGGAGAGTTTGAGGAAAGAATCAGAAATGTCATAAAGGAAGTCCAGATTTCACAGGGGCAAATAATTCTTTTTGTAGATGAGGTTCATACCTTAATAGGGGCTGGAGATGAGCAGGGATCTATGGATGCGTCAAACATAATAAAACCATATCTTTCTCGTGGCCAGATACAGATAATTGGCACGACAACTCTGTCAGAATACAGAAAACATTTCCAGAAAGACAAGGCTTTTGAACGAAGATTCCAACCTGTATTGGTTGAGGAACCAACAGAAGACGTTGCAAAAAGCATGCTGCTCTATCTTAAACCGAAGTATGAAGCGTTTCATAAGGTTACGATTTCTCAGGAAGCAATAGATGCTTCGGTGCATCTTTCCAAGAGATATATAGGGGAAAGATATCTACCAGATAAGGCGGTTGACCTTATAGACGAGGCAGCGGCGGGAGTTAAGTTGGAGTTCGCAGGAGGCAAAAGAAAGGACAGTGAAGTTAAGAAAAGTGACATAGAGGCCGTAATAAGCGGATGGACCGGTATACCAATCGCCAAGCTTACAGAGGACGAGAGTCAAAAGTTGTTAAATCTTGAGAAACTAATTCATAAGCGACTTATAGGCCAAGAACATGCCGTAAGCTCTATTGCTGAGGCTGTTAGAAGAGGAAGAATCGGACTCGCAAGCAGCGGAAGACCCATAGCCTCTTTCATTTTTCTCGGTCCAACAGGTGTAGGAAAGACCGAATTAGCAAAGACGTTAGCAGAAACACTATTTGGAAAAGATGACGCCATTATAAGACTGGACATGAGTGAGTATATGGAAAAACATGAAGTTGCGAAGTTGATTGGCGCTCCTCCAGGATATGTAGGATACGAAGAAGGCGGACAACTTACCGAGGCCGTAAGAAGAAAACCCTACTCGATCGTATTACTTGATGAGGTGGAGAAAGCACATCCCGACGTGTTCAATATACTCCTACAGGTTCTTGAAGATGGTAGATTAACAGACAACAAAGGAAACACGGTTTCATTTAAGAATACCATATTGATTACGACATCCAATATAGGGAGCGTACTGATTCAACAACAGCTTTCTTCAGTAAAACCAAAAGAAGAAAAGGAAAAAAACTTCAAGCATCTCTCTGAGATAGTAATGACCGAACTTCATAAATTCTTCAAGCCTGAGTTAATCAATCGATTCGACGAAGTCATAATTTTTGAGCCAATAGCTCCAGACCATATGGTGGAGATTGCAAAGCTTGGCATAGAGAAAACAAAGTCTTTATTAAAGGAGCAAGGAGTTGGCATAACAATTACGGAAAAAGCCCTTTCCCAGTTAGCAAAAGACGGGTACGATCCAGTTTATGGTGCTCGGCCTCTGCGACGTCTTATCCAGAGTTCTATCGAAAATCCCGTTGCTCTTTTACTGATCGAAAAGAAATATATCTCAGGGGATACCATAGTTATAGACTACGTTGAGAGTGATGAGAACTTTGTTTTTTCCAAACTTCAATCTGTTGCTCAATCTGCGCCAAGCAACGTTCCTCAACCAGCTGTCGATGTTCAAAAACAGGTAGTCGACAACTACACGACTATTCAAAAGTAG
- a CDS encoding NUDIX domain-containing protein — translation MQGNHHAVHCAVYAILISDKKILLSLRKNTGWMDGCYGLPSGHVEESETLKSALVREVKEEIGLDIDETTLTFYHVMHRNKKAVGDRDHVDFYFKVEYWTGEPINTEPTKCDSIQWFDLDDLPDNIVPNVKVAIQYYRSKLIFSEFE, via the coding sequence ATGCAAGGCAATCATCACGCTGTTCACTGTGCAGTTTACGCAATCTTAATTTCGGATAAAAAAATTCTTTTGTCGCTCCGAAAAAATACCGGCTGGATGGATGGATGTTACGGTCTCCCATCGGGTCATGTTGAAGAGAGCGAGACGCTTAAAAGTGCTCTTGTCCGAGAGGTGAAGGAAGAAATAGGACTCGATATCGACGAAACTACGCTCACTTTTTACCACGTTATGCATAGAAATAAAAAGGCTGTTGGAGATCGTGATCATGTCGATTTTTATTTCAAGGTTGAGTACTGGACCGGAGAACCAATAAATACAGAGCCCACAAAGTGCGACAGCATTCAATGGTTCGATCTCGATGATTTGCCTGACAACATTGTCCCAAACGTAAAGGTCGCGATACAGTACTATCGAAGTAAATTGATTTTTTCAGAGTTCGAGTGA
- a CDS encoding HlyC/CorC family transporter has protein sequence MEFIFQFGLVLLLVFLNGFFVASEFALVAVRKTRIDVLVKKGNKPAKLVQKSIAQLDTFISATQLGITLASLALGWIGEPAIARFIEPALHNILPQGAAVITSHSVAFVIAFTIITFLHIVLGELAPKTIALKKAETTSLFIIAPLTLFATVFKPFIWVLNEVGNLVLRLVGFSAPSGRQLVHSEEEIKIILAQSVAEGALEKNEVEMVYSVLKLGDTPVSKVMIPKSKIIAFEKKITIAKILKTTQSYQHSRFPIYENTMDNIVGFVHIKDIYAHLISDKKEPQLKRYMTCF, from the coding sequence GTGGAATTCATTTTTCAATTTGGACTAGTCTTACTCCTTGTTTTTCTGAATGGTTTTTTTGTTGCTTCAGAATTTGCGTTAGTTGCGGTAAGAAAAACGCGAATTGATGTATTGGTAAAAAAGGGTAACAAACCTGCTAAATTAGTACAAAAATCGATTGCCCAACTCGATACGTTTATTTCCGCTACGCAGCTAGGAATTACTCTTGCTTCCCTTGCGCTCGGGTGGATAGGTGAACCGGCCATTGCCCGATTTATAGAGCCGGCTCTTCATAATATATTGCCTCAGGGAGCTGCGGTCATAACCTCACATAGCGTTGCCTTTGTAATTGCATTCACGATAATAACATTTTTACATATCGTTCTTGGAGAGCTGGCGCCAAAAACGATAGCGCTAAAAAAAGCAGAAACTACATCGCTATTCATCATTGCTCCGCTCACATTATTTGCGACAGTTTTCAAACCGTTTATCTGGGTTTTGAATGAAGTTGGTAATTTAGTCTTAAGACTGGTCGGATTTTCTGCGCCATCAGGAAGACAACTCGTACATTCTGAGGAGGAAATAAAAATAATACTTGCTCAAAGTGTTGCAGAAGGAGCGTTGGAAAAAAATGAAGTTGAGATGGTTTATAGCGTATTAAAACTAGGAGATACGCCAGTAAGTAAGGTTATGATTCCAAAATCGAAAATAATTGCTTTTGAAAAGAAGATAACAATTGCCAAGATCCTGAAAACAACGCAAAGCTATCAGCATAGTAGGTTTCCTATCTATGAAAATACGATGGATAATATTGTGGGATTCGTTCATATAAAAGACATCTATGCTCACCTCATTTCGGATAAAAAGGAGCCTCAACTAAAGAGATACATGACGTGTTTTTAA
- a CDS encoding metallophosphoesterase — protein sequence MKFVIVNDIHNGPSDSGFHKGIQRKLTFMAEGLVQKFVETMNSDEKPEFVVNLGDFIEDVNNREVDMRYFRETVELLLPLRMPVYSLIGNHDVRTLTDDDMKKILNYDQLYYSFDHGGFHFIALSFTMTGNHKIDLDDIKAEVLSDQLKWLHNDLSSTTKPTIVFIHYGLADDDLIGNFWFESKPEYGLLHNRADVRKILEASGKVKAVISGHQHWNRMKVHNGIPYFVVTSLVENFRNDGTPTEAHTVVTLDEKGIEIDVKGNDPTKFHFEFE from the coding sequence ATGAAATTCGTGATAGTTAATGACATTCATAATGGTCCTTCCGATAGTGGATTTCATAAAGGCATTCAGCGCAAACTAACATTCATGGCAGAGGGCCTCGTACAAAAATTTGTGGAGACAATGAATTCTGATGAGAAACCAGAATTCGTTGTAAATCTGGGAGACTTCATTGAAGATGTTAACAACCGAGAAGTAGACATGCGGTATTTTCGTGAAACCGTAGAGCTACTGCTGCCTCTACGAATGCCTGTTTATTCCCTCATAGGAAACCATGATGTTAGAACCTTAACTGATGACGACATGAAGAAAATCTTGAACTACGATCAACTGTACTACAGCTTTGATCATGGAGGATTTCATTTTATCGCGCTAAGCTTTACCATGACTGGGAATCATAAAATAGATCTTGACGATATAAAAGCAGAGGTTCTTTCCGACCAACTTAAGTGGTTACACAACGATCTTTCATCAACGACAAAACCAACCATCGTATTCATTCACTATGGTCTTGCCGATGATGACCTTATAGGTAACTTTTGGTTCGAATCTAAGCCAGAGTATGGACTACTTCATAATCGTGCAGACGTAAGAAAAATTCTTGAAGCGTCGGGAAAAGTTAAGGCAGTTATTTCTGGGCACCAACACTGGAATCGAATGAAAGTTCATAATGGAATTCCATATTTTGTGGTCACTTCACTTGTAGAGAATTTTAGAAACGACGGGACACCGACCGAAGCACACACCGTGGTTACTCTCGATGAGAAAGGAATAGAAATAGACGTAAAAGGTAACGATCCTACGAAATTTCATTTTGAGTTCGAATAG
- a CDS encoding DUF4386 domain-containing protein: MTSSRRTSLTAGLLYLLTFVSIPTIAIYGQVKETSYILSAGPDTSIIFGGILEIIVALAGIATAVTLFPILKKQREELALGLVAARILESATTFVGVAFILSLVTLRQDGVGSGALAISNTLVALYNRIFLLGQSFMPAICDVLLGFLLYKSRLVPRALSLIGIVGGPILLVGYFAVMFGFVGRLAPLAALSAVPVALFEFSLGLWLTFKGFSPSAFTKLTVKK; this comes from the coding sequence ATGACTTCATCCAGGAGAACTTCGTTAACTGCAGGATTACTGTATTTACTCACCTTTGTCTCAATCCCAACAATCGCTATTTACGGTCAGGTCAAGGAAACGAGCTATATTCTGAGTGCTGGTCCAGACACCTCCATCATATTCGGTGGAATTCTCGAGATTATAGTCGCACTTGCTGGTATAGCTACTGCTGTAACCCTTTTCCCAATTCTCAAGAAACAAAGAGAAGAACTTGCGCTTGGCTTGGTAGCTGCAAGGATTTTGGAATCGGCAACCACCTTTGTAGGCGTTGCATTTATTTTGTCACTTGTTACGCTTCGACAAGATGGAGTAGGTTCTGGCGCACTTGCAATAAGTAACACACTCGTCGCACTCTACAATCGGATCTTCTTATTGGGGCAAAGCTTCATGCCAGCAATTTGTGATGTTCTTCTGGGATTTCTTCTCTACAAATCTCGTCTTGTGCCACGTGCTCTTTCACTTATCGGTATTGTGGGAGGGCCGATACTTCTTGTAGGTTATTTTGCGGTGATGTTTGGTTTTGTAGGAAGACTAGCTCCACTTGCGGCATTGTCCGCTGTTCCCGTTGCGTTGTTTGAATTTTCACTTGGGCTCTGGCTCACATTTAAGGGATTTAGTCCATCAGCCTTCACAAAGCTCACCGTAAAAAAGTAA
- a CDS encoding DUF4256 domain-containing protein, with protein sequence MSNSSNKDLRIEETGRIFSNSLKTRFEKNMKRHEEVVWGKVLERLESNPEKLWSLNEMESTGGEPDVVGHDKNTGEYIFCDCSAESPKGRRSLCYDRKALEERKEYKPKDSAEDFARAMGIGLLTENEYRELQELGEFDVKTSSWLQTPSEIRKLGGAIFADRRYNHVFVFHNGADSYYGSRGFRGALKV encoded by the coding sequence ATGAGTAATAGCTCCAACAAGGATCTACGTATAGAAGAGACCGGGAGAATCTTTTCGAATAGTTTGAAAACTCGATTTGAGAAAAATATGAAGAGGCATGAGGAGGTAGTCTGGGGTAAAGTCCTTGAGAGGTTGGAGTCGAATCCTGAGAAGTTATGGTCTCTCAATGAAATGGAGAGTACGGGTGGGGAGCCAGATGTTGTAGGTCATGATAAGAATACGGGTGAATATATTTTCTGTGACTGCTCAGCAGAAAGCCCGAAGGGCCGACGAAGTCTTTGTTATGACCGTAAAGCGCTTGAAGAGCGGAAAGAATATAAACCAAAAGATAGCGCGGAAGATTTTGCGCGGGCAATGGGTATCGGACTCCTCACCGAGAACGAATACCGTGAGTTGCAGGAGTTGGGAGAGTTCGATGTAAAGACCTCCAGTTGGCTACAAACTCCTTCAGAGATCAGAAAACTGGGTGGGGCGATTTTTGCTGATCGAAGATACAACCACGTCTTCGTGTTTCATAATGGAGCAGACTCCTATTATGGAAGTAGAGGTTTTCGAGGTGCTCTTAAGGTTTAG
- a CDS encoding sigma-70 family RNA polymerase sigma factor translates to MSDTSKLSDEDVIVIVRTKDKEAYAEIIKRYQTKLMRYARYIMGDENMGADVVQESLIKTYINLNRFDTKKKFSSWVYRIVHNEAMNALNKRKKQRPMDDRIDLDSGFDLEDEVVKKELVSNTHRCLEQMPIIYKEPLSLYYLEDKSYEEIGDILRIPVGTVGTRVNRAKVLMKKLCQKQQKKH, encoded by the coding sequence ATGAGCGATACATCCAAATTATCAGATGAAGACGTGATTGTAATTGTCCGTACCAAGGACAAGGAAGCTTATGCTGAGATTATTAAACGGTATCAGACTAAACTTATGAGATATGCGCGTTACATAATGGGAGATGAGAATATGGGAGCAGATGTTGTGCAGGAAAGCCTTATCAAAACTTACATTAATCTTAACAGGTTTGATACTAAGAAGAAATTTTCCAGTTGGGTATATCGTATAGTTCACAACGAGGCTATGAATGCACTAAACAAACGTAAGAAACAACGACCCATGGACGATAGAATAGATCTTGATAGTGGATTCGATTTGGAGGATGAAGTCGTTAAAAAGGAATTAGTTAGTAATACGCATCGGTGTCTTGAACAAATGCCGATAATATATAAAGAGCCATTATCGCTTTATTATTTAGAAGATAAGTCCTATGAAGAAATTGGCGATATATTACGAATACCAGTTGGCACGGTCGGAACACGAGTTAACCGCGCCAAAGTGCTTATGAAAAAATTATGTCAAAAACAACAAAAAAAACACTAA